In Diabrotica undecimpunctata isolate CICGRU chromosome 4, icDiaUnde3, whole genome shotgun sequence, a single genomic region encodes these proteins:
- the LOC140438385 gene encoding tetratricopeptide repeat protein 19, mitochondrial-like, with the protein MFSAFKNFKLLLPLSFCVRTNIQTFYKYIYHPRLVGRCTPFVALIPSLNTKPLSTSITSSDVEENIGELLNLVKHALDKGELDKAEAILDMGIKICEEYQSYFSLPYMYDVLASIAFATGKIGKAENILVKAIEKMVQLNIGEDNEQMIDFKLRLARIYSLYREDVLAEIGFGTCLRDQERKIINGDFSTRTGMLYINCLFFYGLHKIGMSEHKTARQLIDSAYNYAMKLKGLSPYQEMMILGTLAELNTELEEYELALQNVNSAIILGKGIGSFNLPKLYLKLAKIYIKLDSEILAEHWLREANNLAELFSDKRVVEETKLLLQDIESRKY; encoded by the exons ATGTTTTCAGCATTcaagaattttaaattattattgccGTTATCATTTTGCGTAAGGACAAATATTCAAACATTTTACAAATACATTTATCATCCACGTCTGGTTGGACGATGTACACCTTTTGTAGCATTAATTCCTTCATTAAATACTAAACCTTTAAGCACTTCCATAACATCATCAGATGTAGAAGAAAATATTGGAGAGTTACTTAATTTGGTGAAACACGCGCTAGATAAGGGAGAGCTGGATAAAGCAGAAGCTATTTTAGATATGGGCATCAAGATTTGTGAAGAGTATCAATCTTATTTTTCACTTCCATATATGTATGATGTTTTGGCATCAATAGCTTTTGCGACTGGCAAAATAGGAAAAGCAGAAAATATCTTGGTTAAA GCAATTGAAAAAATGGTACAGTTAAATATCGGTGAGGACAATGAACAAATGATCGATTTTAAGCTTCGTTTGGCCAGAATATATAGTTTATATCGCGAAGATGTTCTTGCCGAAATTGGATTTGGTACATGTCTAAGAGATcaagaaagaaaaattattaacGGGGATTTCTCAACAAGAACCGGAATGCtctatataaattgtttattctTTTATGGTCTTCACAAAATTGGGATGTCAGAACATAAAACTGCTAGGCAGCTAATAGATTCAGCTTATAATTATGCAATGAAACTGAAAGGACTTAGTCCCTATCAAGAGATGATGATATTGGGAACGTTGGCTGAGCTTAATACGGAGCTTGAGGAATATGAATTAGCTCTACAAAATGTAAATAGCGCTATTATATTGGGAAAAGGAATAGGAAGTTTTAATTTACCAAAGTTATATTTAAAACTTGCTAAAATTTACATCAAATTAGATTCTGAAATTTTAGCTGAACATTGGTTACGAGAAGCTAACAATTTGGCAGAGTTGTTTAGTGACAAGAGAGTTGTGGAAGAAACAAAATTACTCCTTCAAGATATAGAGTCacgaaaatattaa